Below is a window of Drosophila nasuta strain 15112-1781.00 chromosome X, ASM2355853v1, whole genome shotgun sequence DNA.
TCCCAGAAGCAAGTGCAGAAATTAtgaacaattttattataaaaagaaaaacgcaaaATGAGAAAACCCTTTTAATCAATGTTGTTGCCTATgcgcgtgtatgtgtgtgtgtgtgtgtatttgtacTATAACTAAATGTGTATtagtgtatgcatgtgtgtgtgtgttttgatgTTGTAACTCTGTTGCCTTTGTGCTCTATGCGGCCTTTTTCAATATcgtagcaaaaaaaaaaagataagaaaaaaacggaaaaaaaatGACATACATAacgatatatagtatatatacagATCGAGGGCTTGCAGCACAGCACTAATTATCCAAATGTTAACCGAATTGTTGCCTACTACGAACAAATTCCAAAATAGTcgacttttgattttgattagCAACTTTTTCTATATACAACACAATCTTTCATTCTGTTGCCTAGCAAATTGTAGCGCACGCAATCCGATATAccaagtacatatgtatatactatatatacatatatttgtatactatatatacttgtAGATTTGAGATGACTATTTGCATATAccagccagagagagagagagagagaagagttAGCAGTTGAAACCTATAATGGAGCCTAGCTCCCATTTtgttaatcaaataaataactaaaccaatatatatatatacatatatataagtgagtgtatatgtatatgtatgtgtgagccAGCTAATCCGTTTCCTACGCCAACTTTTCAAGCTCCCCCTAAAGacgataaaaaaaacaaaaaaaacattttcgaggcatttttcatttttggctttttcgaaaattaagcaattgaatgttgaaatatttacatacatacattttttatatataatatatactattattatgatgatgatcgtTAGGCATTCAAGTTTCAAATTTCCACtcttaaaacaaaactcaaaaagtaaaaaaaaagaaaaagaaaactaaactaTGAACAATAATCATTTGtccaataaaagaaaacaaacaatgcGCAATTATTGTTGATTGGATATGATGCAAatgaataaacataaaaatattattatatattgtatgctTTTTAAACCTATGCAAGATGAACTCTACATCTAAATCTATTGAAATAAACACagcgttttaaaaatatttaatttttctcttcttttatgtggggtgcaaaaaaaaaagtgagcaattaatgttttttcttaccttcattttgaaatatgaaatgacTAATAAATTTCCTTAAGAGAAGAAATTTAATCTTTACTATAAATGAAGAACATTTCgattttgtttagttttgaaTGTATCTTTGTTTATTCACGCTTGTTTCTCGTTTGCTTCCTCcgttttatttgtgttttaagGTTTTTTGAGTTCTtagttcttttgtttttgttttggggacacacacagaataaaccagcagcaaacaaTCAGATTCAGATCTGCCAACTATATATAGTCATTatctcgctcacacacacacttctgctgctgctggcatttGAAAGATAGTTTTTTTGTTCTAGTTAAGTTTCTCTAAGgttatcatttttgttttttttttttagttttaggtTAGGTTAATCCGGTGAACAGAACGGAGAATGACGTAAAAGGGGCACATGCTCGCattgcatacataaatacaatatagttgaaattttttgctttgtcGATGCCAACACAGCCAACACggtggcgtatacttaatttcacatttcacgCTAAGAAAGCAACGACTAAAATTCTAGCATACTTTTTTGCGCTAATGTGAAATTGAGAATACGCTacgcttgttttttttatgtttttgtttttattttgttttggtttgtcTTTCTCACGTATgcgctttttttatttgcttcatAGTTTTCTCTAATTTATtgtgattttctttttatttatttgttgttgaatCTGCACAATTAAAAAGCTCAAGTTTATGCTTATAATATAAACCATTAAGTTGtagtttgtttttcatttcatctttttgtttttggttgtcTTCTAGGTTAGTTTTGGATTAGGTTAGGTTGAAAATAGCCATGAGAGTGGTTGAGTAGGTGAGTGTgaatgagagcgagagagatgaTTGCTTGCTGccaagaaatagaaataggaAAAATTCCAACGGATTTTGCAATCGGTTTATAGCAAGAAAAGGTTGcccttttttttaagtaatcgaaaaattgtaaacaacTCCAAAAGTTGAAGTATAACTCAGTGAATCAAGTATTAAAGCACATACCAAACAGTAAATTCAAGAAGCCTGTAATTTTTAGACAACATAGTCTACGCAATTTTATTGTGCAATAAGGCTGGgttgttttctttcttaaaTTCATACTCGAACtatataaaatcattaatttaatattgatatgACAAGCTTCGCTtagacaataaaaaaaagtgttgtaGCTACTAACTTTGGTTTGCAGTGCGGTCACTGTGAATAGAAAGAGGCGACATGGGTTAATGCCAAACAGCTGATCGGgacaaaaaagtaaattctttaaataaaacaataacaatgtcTGGTTATGGTATAGAATATATGTAGttaatttagttttgatttTTCTTGAACTTTTACCATTTGTTTAGCCTTAACCCATGCTTGCCCCTTACTATTTACAGTGGATTCACTGAGTTCAAAAGTTAACAACTACAACTCTTCTTTTCTTCCAAGTAGAAGCTTGCCAAATCAATATTCGATTAGTGATTCAATACACTTAGAGcaggaaattaaaattactaaaaaccCAGCCTTATTACACGATGTAATAGAGTACATTATGTTGTGCATAAATTACAGCCTTCTGGCTATTTACCGTTTGCTCTGTACTTCAGCAGTGCATGAGTGAGCCagaacaaaaataagttttatataTAGCAGTAGAGATTAGTATGTTGGATGAGCAATGGCAATAactttgtatatatgtatgtatgtatgctgaTAGTGTAGgctatatatgcatgtatagTATGTGTATAGGATATAAGATTAGGTATTATACTTGGCATGAGGATGATTGCGTTTAAATGATTATTACGACAGACGAGAGAGTAGGTTATAGCTTACGAGTGCGTTTCTCTGCGTCTGCTGCGTCAACGCGTTTTACTCGATTAATCATATCATAgatacatatagtacatatatgtatgtatgtgtatatatggtattttgtatacataatATAGTATAATCCGACGCGACtttcgtttggttttttgcttttgctttcatttgttTCATATAAAACtagtttgctttttttttagtatatctttatgtatgtatgtatatgcaggtatttatatatatatatatatattttgttatgtatatatatatagtatgtgtatatatatttatttatttatgtatgtctAGGGATGATTTTCAATCACTTATTGTTACGTACGGTGTTTGGTATAACATGCTTCGCTTGGACTGCTTTTCCGTATTCCATCTTGTTCTTCTCCATCATTTCGTTCGATAACATGTAAAGCATATTTGGGTGTTCATGTGTATTAGTGTTTTTAGCGTGCAACAATCGTagctcaatttttttttgttgtttgtgtgtatattttgGGACTCTCAATCTTCAAAACGGACGGAGTAATAAATGAACCAAACCTCATTTCTCTCGCCTTGTACTATCGATAAAGTTATACACAACTATCGATAATAGTATCGATAGTATGACACTATTGCCCGTTACACAATAATGTGAATCGTAGAAGAGCATTTCGAGCGAGAGAatgatagagagaaagagagcgctTTTCACTGATCACTTATTcgttgctttttgcttttgtttgtgtgtgagtgtgaatgtgtgtgtgtctgtgtgagtgtgtgtaaatgtTTCTAGTTTGCAAGTTGCTCTCAATCAGATTGATTTTCTCAACGTCATGTCAAAGTTAAACCATGCGATTGATggtaaaatcataaatttgactaaagtaaattgtttttcatgttCACGTTGTAGTCTAGGATTTATAGGACAATTCTTCTCCCTGTATTATCAATGGGATAATCTACTCATGTACATGCTAGATTTATGTGTTAACTCTGACATCCAGTTGAGAAAATCGCATCTGTTGTAACTTTTCGTTTTCCTTTGCTTAGtttaaagtatttcataagcttttttttgccttagctttgttttttttttttttttttttttttgttgttttgttggtgTATAACCTAAACACAATTGTAAGCTACCGATAGggtatattattgtatatagtaGAATGCGTGTGTATGTCGCTGTtgggtatatatatataaatatatatatataataactatgCGGGATCTAGCCATGTGCACATAATATGTTATGTGTGTTTATGGACTTGTGTAAGATTTCTGGgattaatgtaaatttttgATTACGCCATTATTAATCAGTTAGATGAGAGTATATGCTAtttatgttgtttgttgtttgttgttcttgttgctgtttagtgttgttgcttttgctgctgcttctattTGACGTATTAGCTGCTACATGGCCTTGCCTTGGGTtaactttagtattttgttgtgcAACTAAGGCCAGCGCAAATCCATTTCCATGTGCTTAAAGTTTCTTATACCAATAGAGATAGTGTTCTCCATCCTCGACCATTAGCTCATCGACACCTGTAATCGTTGATAGGAATTAATTTGAAGTGCTTTTTTAGCTGTGCACCAACTTACCAACAGGCGCAATAAGCTGATTCCCAGGCGTATTGTTCGGATCAGGTAACTCGGGCAATCTGTAGAGCAGCCAGTAATGATATCTACAAAAATCAAAGcgttaaataatatcgataatttctatatattatatactcgtatatatggGCAGCGACTTACCCTCGCGGTTCTTCCTTTTTTGCCATAGAGCGTATGCACATAGTGTCCATTGGGCCATTCACGGGCCTCGAAAATGAATCTGTAAGcgatacaattttatttagttatgtTCTGATTGATTATTTATCTGTTGCtatgattatttatatatgtaaattaagtatttcaaattcataTAGCTAATTTATAGTTAGAGAAACTAAACTTTGGTACTCTACTTCTGTACTCTAACACAGTATATTTctggtatataccaaatgtatacagtatatttgtagtatccaactttggtatattctgtacTCAATTGCGACATAGTTATGGTATATACCTAATGCACTTCTCGTAactttttagtatttggtatattccgCGGAATATACATTTCGGAACTTTTATGGTTccgaatttggtatattctctTCTTTAACACAGTATATTTATGGTTATACCAAATGCTTTTTTCACCAGTacttttggtgtattttaagtcagtatatttatggtatataccACATTTTATTATCagcagtatattttagtatatttgcagtatcCAACTTTGGAATATTCTGTGCATTTTCCATtagaatatttatagtataaaacttttggtatattctgcaCTCCAACggactatagttattatatataccaaaagcacTTCTCAGTAGAATActtctagtatatttttagtttccAACTTGGGTATATTCTGTACACTATTGTGAcatatttatggtatataccAAGTGCACTTCCCAGCAGTATAtttctagtatatttatagtatccaactttggtatattctgaattTAAACGTCTTATATATAaggtatataccaaatgcacctatatacagtatatttcTTTACAACTTCGGTACGTTCTGTACTCTTTTGTGCCATATTTATGGTAAATACCAAATGCACTTCTCAGCAGTATACttcttgtatatttttagaacaCAACTTTAGTATATTCTGCATTCAAACGCAGTATATTTAaggtatataccaaatgcacaCTCcactagtatatttttagtatttttgttgttggtttacCCACCTTGGATCCATTTCAGCCGCCTGTGTCATGGCCTTAAAGAAACTGGTGTTCTTTGGTGAGACAAGGGACAGGGAGAACGCTTCGGTGACATTGGAGCCGACCCACAGAGTGTACGTGTACGTGATATTCTTGGCATCCGACTCCTCGGCCGATGAACTGAGTCCAAATGGCAACGCCAGCTTCGGTTCACCATTCTCTGCAAGCACAACAACTGCATGATGATGCGAGGCAAAGCCAACCACAAaagtagaaataaaaaaacaacaaaacaacaaatacctGTGGGATCGCTGCTCTCGCGTATGACATGATCACATTGCAGGGCACGGACAGCGCCCAATCCCTTCCAGCCGAGGGCGAGGATAATGTCCGCCGTGAGACCGACACCAATATCGGGTTCCTGGCCATCCTGAAGCGGCTCCTCGCTCCAACCGCCATCGGCACGCTGACGACTCAAGATGTAACGCGAGGCGGCCGTGCGATTCCAATGCCCAGCCGGATCATACTCCAGATCCTGGAGAGCTTGCATGGCCAGGGCAGTGCTGCGCAACGAGCCAAAGCTGCCGCGTTGATCCTGCAGACTGGCCAAACCCCGTGCGGGGCGACGCACAAAATGCTGCAGATGGCGATGCCGATGATCGGTGACAATGCAACGCAACGCCAAGATGACCATGGCAATGGCATCGACACTCTGATCCGTCACACCGCTGGCAATGTCCAGGAGTCGGCGTATCTGACGCTTGCGGACATGCGCCGCCGAGCTGCAGGCGGAGAGTGTGGTCAGGGCGAACTCAATGTCCTGGGCGGGTTCATGATGCTGCAGAGTGGCAACCAAGTCGTGGCCATGGAAATGCTTCGGATCCTTGCACAGCGAACCCAAGGCAAGCACATAGCGTGCCAGCTTATCGAGATTGAGCGGCTTGGGCAGCGTATGATGGCGATCGAGCATCGCCAGTATCTCGATCTCCATCTCCTTGACGGAGAGCGTATCCTCCAGATCCTGGATGACCTGCAAATGTGCATCGGCACTATCGTTGGGATCGCGACCGCCCGACAGCTCCTTGGCCAGTATGACGACATGGGTATCGTTGGCCCAACCGTAGTCCGAGGCACGTTTCTCTTTTAGCCAATCGAGGGCACGCAATATGGCCTCCTGTTCGCCCTTGTTGGGCGTGGCCGAGCCAAAGGCATCCTGCTCAGCAGCGGCAACTGTTAGGTTACTtagattgctgctgctgccagctgGCGACTGCGCTGCAACGCTGGCgatttcttgttgctgctccactgttaagttggctgctgctgctgtgttggtTGTGGTCAcggttgttgtggttgttgtctcCGCTAAGCTCgaattgctgccgctgccgaaGCTCTGCTCGTCGCTagcatcgttgttgttgctattgttgttgttgttgctgctgctgctactgatTGCGGTTCGGTTCTCATAGTCATTATTAGCCAACGGCGACGGCGCTGCTGTGCTGGACGTTGCGTTAACACCGGCGTCGGCAGCGACGACAGCGTCGGCAGACAACGTCGCATTCTCAGCGAATgttggcagcggcagcgtcagcgtcagACAGCCGAtgataagcagcagcaaaagcagcgaTGTTGACGGCGGCAGTGAGAGCAtcttagttgttgttgttgttattgttatcgtTATGCTGGTCGGTCAACTGTAAGAAGTAAaaagagtgtgagagagagcagatgaagaagaagaagggtAATAGGAAAGTTAGCAAGCAAAAGCCATCATCACATACTACATAGTAGTAACaggagaagaggaagaggcagcaacagcaacgtgaCAGGCAATGAAGGCGTCGCCTTGAACTGAATTTGCTGCACACCGTCACAGcgcgcacacaaacacacacacacatgtgcacaCATGCAGAGAGCCAGAAGCTGGCTGGcaaacatgcacacacacacatacacacacgcatgtaAATGCAATAATGCATATTGCTAACGTCATGACAATTTATCGATAATTAAGACAGAAGATCGATATGCATGCCTGTCCCACCtctatctctcgctctctctctctctagctaCCCATCCTAGAGCTGCCAATTAGTCATCAACAAAGCACAACACTTTGTACATAGAAAGTTGCCAACGGACACGAGCAACTACACAACACTGAAAATTGTGTGTTGGTTGAGAGAGGGGCGGGGTAATTTATACATGTATGTggatgtttgtgtgtgtgtgcaattttGCTGGCAacaataaaagttaattaagtGGCAACAAAAGCCATCGTTGACGCTGCTGATGCTTacataatacaataaattctactatgcaaaaatgtttaatcaaattaacgccaacaacaacaacaagagcaacaacagcagcgactgcAGAATTGCTGCCGGAAAGttggcaataacaacaacaatggcgcTGACTTGCTCTCTTCTTCGTCTCCTTCTTGTTCTTcctgcttgctgttgttgctgcttctcaTAATTAAGTGCACTTTTGAAAGACTCGCGCGTGCTcgttttctttctctctccctctctctcacgtATTCACACTCACCCTACCTCCCATTTCACACTCAGGCAGCcaaacacacccacacacacacacatacagatgcAAGCGACACTTGctcaactttaactttattatgctgctgctgctgcgactgcggctgctgctggtgaATGGGAAATGGCGAtgacgctgtcgctgttgtctCTTACTTACctgctctttctctttgcTCGCGTGCTGTCCTTGTCGCTCGCGTTGGcgttggctgtggctgctttGCCAATTGCTCTTTGAGCTGTGtctgtttgtatttgtgtttgtgtctgtcgcctattatattctttgttgttgttgttattgctgctactgctgcgttttgtggttgtcgttgttcttATAgcgtttgttgttgatgttgttgtcgttgtcttgttactgctgctgctgctgctactgctgatGTCTATTGATTTTTTATGCCCAGCCAGGCTCCCAAAAGGACGGCTAGGCGACGTTTGTTTAACAGCGCGTTCAAAcaaacactcactcacacacacgcgcgcgcacacacacacacacgcacatagaCAAGGGGCgctagcacacacacaaacacatgctcgcacaatcaataaattatgaatgactaatttgagttgttgttgttcgttcgttctttccttcgttttcttttattttatgtaatcGCTGCTCGAAGTAAAAGTAATAGAGTCGCAGCAGCGTAAATAgttgttgtatatttattattgaattagCACTAACGGTGAAttagcaattgttgttgttgtgccgctcacacacacacacctacacgTACACGAAAACAGTAACACACGGACACGGACACAGACACTAACACACTGACTCACACAGCTGTTTGCTGCGCTGTCGCCGCCCCTCTGCCGCTGCTCTGTCGCTGCTCCTGCGGGCGTTAATTGCTTATTGCGTGGGCTGCAGTTGAgcttaaaaacaacaacaattgttgttgttgtctctgtcgctgttgttgtcgttgttgcagTTAGTTGACATTGCTTGCTTCCTCTTCTCGCTgtacttgctgttgttgtaccATTTACTTCATTCCTTGTTATTGCCTTTAactattttgttgttaatttctGCTTTTACTGTTTCTCTTATTTTCCGTGtgtttttagtatgttttttttgttcttttttgggGCCTAATCAAAGTTGTGGCGGTTGCCGTCCGCTCTCTGAGACTGAATGTCGCtttcgctgtcgcagtcgctgtcgctgcatCGCATCATCGCTTCACATGGTGTCCTGTGCCTGCAGCGTTGCCACTTTGCCAACAGCGATGCCACTTCACGCAGGATGTGCCAACAATGTGGCAGCGCTCTGTCCGTGTTAGCTGACTCTACAGCCCGCCGCTCAGCAAGGACAAGCACCAGGCGCTGCCAACTTATCCAAGAAGGAGAAAcatcgaaaacaaaaactcaaCGAAAACATCGAAAAAACTTTAAAGCAAAATAAGCAATATGatttaattataaacattgaaaatatatttgtggaatatttttaagtgAGATAAACCTCATTAgatttaaattacaaacaaatgGCGAATGAATCACAGTTAAGTCGCAGATCGTTTCGAAATTTCGAAATCAACCTAGCGCGCAGGGTTTAAGTCCTCGCTAGTTAGATTTTGGGAGGATTTTCATTCAGCAGATTGCGAAACGTGGTTCGTTGAGTACGAGTACAGTAGACGCTCGTGAATTAGAACCACTTTACTTTTAACCAtcgaatattttaattaaagcaacataaaaaaactAACTTTAAAATGAATGCATAAGATTTTCTTATTGAAAAGCGAATACATTTGATTTCCCTTTGGATTAAGTTAAAGGGAATTTTTACTTCCATAATGGGAAGATTTACTATTGAAAGCTTCGCatcaaatatttcaacattcatttttatttttggaaaattcaaattactaATAAGTTTCATTTGTTGGTTTATACTGTATAGTGAGTTTCTTATTCATGACaatatacaacatttttgATGAACTAATAAATGAAGGAACTTAAAAGCTGTTGTGTAGAAGGTAGAAacccaattttatttatttttcgattgtactattatacaaatataatataaatataatattaaatggtTAATATTGACATTATAAAGCAGTTACAGACTGAAGCCTGAATCGCTTTTTAAAAGGTGCAAATCCTGGCTAATGCACCCTTAAGCTGGGTGTTTGTCTGCGCTTCAAGCTTTAAAGCTGCGTTGGGCTTGGGGCTTAAAGtttatgtaaattgtttgTGAAGTAtgtgaaattgtattttgtttcaATGCTTACTAGTGAATGAATAAAATGCATGGATTGTCGACCCTTGACCAGGTCTCCATGTCAGGCGACCATCACTCACCTTTTCACTCACTACTTCAGCGCAGAGCGAGCGAATAGTCGATGTTGAGAATGTTTGTGTGCGCCTGAAATTTGATATAGTTTTGTGCTGTCCGCAAAAGCCGACAATTGAAAAATGCCGCCAAAccgccgacgacgacgactcgACGTGGACAcgacttttgttgttgttttagttgttgttgttgttgaaggaTAGCAATTCCTTCCGATCCCCTTGGTGATTGCCTATCGTTTTTGTTGCGGGGCGAGTCGGAGCGTAGCAATTAAAAGAACAAGCAGCAAGCATATCGCTTACCACACTGAAATCTATATTAGGCAGCCAGCCAGTCGACCAAAAAAGCGAACcgaaaacaaaaggcaacaagGGAAGTTCCAACATCGGCTGTCCTTAGTCCTTAGTCCTCGCCTTGCCTGCCTTgctgccttgccttgccttgcccaTTGTGCAGTTATGACAGGCGTCCCCCATCGGCATAGTTCAAAGAAAGCTTTTGtgctctctcttgctctctctctctcactctcttgctCTTGGTTTGCCTCTGCTCTCAGCGATCCTCGGCTTAGCAGCTGATCGAGTTGAATGTCCTGGCGTGCACCTTTTGCTTGCACCTTGCACACAATTTGGCGACAAATTGCCCATGAACATCATCTTTGTAATCCTAGACAACTCTTTAAGACCTCCTTAAGACCTAAGACCTTAGACTATCAGTCGATCAGTCTAGGCAATTGCTTCTTTGTATATTTATCTATCTCTTCGACTGTCTTTCTATCTTGAATCTTAATGTTTTCTAGCCGTCCTTTCTTGGCTTCCCAAATCCAGGACTACGGCCAATTGTCGATTGTTTGTTTCCGCCCATGCGCTCACAAACAATGCGATCGCAGCAGCAATTGCGCCGTGGGTGCAGTTGAGTTGAGAGTTGAGTTTTTCTTTCTCCTCGATCCTTGACTGCGATATCCTGCGCAATATTTGGCAACCCAATTATACAGATACCAgattttctgtgtgtttgtttagCCGGCGCTCGGCTCGACTATTTATTCAAGCCTTCGAGCAATCGGCGGCACTCGAAACGAGTCCTTTTCGATCTGCGAGAATGGACAATAGAGGCATACAGCCTTGAGCTATtatcctgctgctgctgctgctgctgatgatcgtctcgtctcgtctcgtcctTCGACTGCCGTTGAGTCGAGGCTTAACGCAATTTCAAAACTCAATGTTTTGCATTCTctttacaacatttttatcCCTTTGCGTAATCGAAACAATTGTTGAGTTTGCTGAGGGCGCAACagcagatgatgatgatgatggtgatgataaaaaaaatatatatatacatatatatgttatgtacgcaaaaggaaaacaaagaatgcaaaaacaaaaacaacaatgaatcgaaacgaaacgaaacgaatcgaGTAGTGAATCGTAAAACGTGAATCCATCGTGAATCGTGAATCGAAAACAATGCCAAAACAATCCAAAAAGTG
It encodes the following:
- the LOC132797170 gene encoding LOW QUALITY PROTEIN: uncharacterized protein CG3556 (The sequence of the model RefSeq protein was modified relative to this genomic sequence to represent the inferred CDS: deleted 1 base in 1 codon), with translation MLSLPPSTSLLLLLLIIGCLTLTLPLPTFAENATLSADAVVAADAGVNATSSTAAPSPLANNDYENRTAISSSSSNNNNNSNNNDASDEQSFGSGSNSSLAETTTTTTVTTTNTAAAANLTVEQQQEIASVAAQSPAGSSSNLSNLTVAAAEQDAFGSATPNKGEQEAILRALDWLKEKRASDYGWANDTHVVILAKELSGGRDPNDSADAHLQVIQDLEDTLSVKEMEIEILAMLDRHHTLPKPLNLDKLARYVLALGSLCKDPKHFHGHDLVATLQHHEPAQDIEFALTTLSACSSAAHVRKRQIRRLLDIASGVTDQSVDAIAMVILALRCIVTDHRHRHLQHFVRRPARGLASLQDQRGSFGSLRSTALAMQALQDLEYDPAGHWNRTAASRYILSRQRADGGWSEEPLQDGQEPDIGVGLTADIILALGWKGLGAVRALQCDHVIRESSDPTENGEPKLALPFGLSSSAEESDAKNITYTYTLWVGSNVTEAFSLSLVSPKNTSFFKAMTQAAEMDPRFIFEAREWPNGHYVHTLYGKKEEPRGYHYWLLYRLPELPDPNNTPGNQLIAPVGVDELMVEDGEHYLYWYKKL